A window of the Bacteroidota bacterium genome harbors these coding sequences:
- a CDS encoding TonB-dependent receptor, translating into MRLLLLLASLCTTAAAQPTVTGTVTDGSGVPIPSANVVVLNTPQGAATDAEGRFALDLAPGAVRLRVSAVGYATRIVPVDVPAFDLRITLQAEDAALDDIVVTAQRDEARLLDAPVAVTSILAREVEDARVWEAGDLNGRVPSYLYQESGVGFQAIQSIRGIQVFSENPAVVTYVDGVNGVDILAGGFALTDIERIEVLRGPQTTLFGRNALGGVVNIVTKRPTDAIAGFAEASAGNLGLQRYAAGVRGPIVRGELFGGASLLYQRRDGYFENDTTGTFLPLPDAAGAEVGEEQALYGNATLRWLPSDRFEAALNLKAQLESSDASAFFVGALSEEIALETPDALNLARIGSHERDILNGALSLTYTAPEVAVTSTSTVQRIGLQFEDIDSGGIFDSFADGERGGRNVQTVLSQELRATTAGRDAPVEATVGVFGFLQTAQEPTTNLTFRTGEDSFAIFRNEANNAGFAAFGQATVGLVDRLDFTLGLRYDYERREATFNGFGDSVLDGDVETVLRPDTTVSGTYSALSPKAALSYAVSYDVSVYASYTRGFRAGGVNAQRIAPSVDASVIFDPEYSDNVEVGAKGRLGDRLSASAAAFFISWTDLQFFNLVGPFTFARENVGDARSVGVEFEVSALPVDGLRLDAALSLLDTEYEDFVLVRTDPETFEDVETDVSGNRLANAPGRTLYGAAQYRLPVAPGVAVFARAEVRNVGGYFTDIQNDLRQDSYTILDGRLGVEAGRFEAAFWIENLGDERVLVYGSPDTSFNRRSLAGPPRTLGLTLRARY; encoded by the coding sequence ATGCGCCTTCTCCTCCTCCTCGCCAGCCTCTGCACAACCGCGGCGGCTCAGCCCACCGTCACCGGCACCGTCACCGACGGCAGCGGCGTCCCCATCCCGTCGGCAAACGTGGTCGTGCTCAACACACCGCAGGGTGCCGCCACCGATGCGGAGGGCCGCTTCGCGCTCGACCTCGCGCCGGGGGCGGTCCGGCTCCGCGTTAGCGCGGTGGGCTACGCGACGCGCATCGTCCCGGTCGACGTCCCGGCCTTTGACCTCCGCATCACGCTCCAGGCCGAAGACGCGGCGCTCGACGACATCGTCGTCACGGCGCAGCGCGACGAGGCCCGGCTGCTCGACGCGCCGGTCGCCGTGACCTCGATCCTGGCGCGGGAGGTGGAGGACGCCCGCGTGTGGGAGGCCGGTGATTTGAATGGCCGCGTGCCGAGCTACCTCTACCAGGAGTCCGGCGTCGGCTTTCAGGCGATCCAGTCGATTCGCGGCATCCAGGTCTTCAGCGAAAACCCGGCGGTCGTGACCTACGTCGATGGCGTGAACGGAGTCGATATTCTCGCAGGTGGGTTTGCGCTCACCGACATCGAGCGGATCGAGGTGCTGCGCGGGCCGCAGACGACGCTTTTCGGGCGCAACGCCCTTGGCGGGGTCGTGAACATCGTGACCAAGCGGCCGACCGACGCCATCGCGGGTTTTGCCGAGGCAAGCGCGGGCAACCTCGGCCTCCAGCGCTACGCCGCCGGGGTGCGCGGGCCGATCGTCCGGGGCGAGCTGTTCGGCGGGGCCTCGCTGCTCTACCAGCGGCGCGACGGCTACTTCGAGAACGACACGACGGGCACCTTCCTGCCGCTCCCGGACGCGGCCGGGGCGGAGGTCGGCGAGGAGCAGGCGCTCTACGGGAACGCGACGCTGCGGTGGCTGCCGTCGGACCGGTTCGAGGCCGCGCTCAACCTCAAAGCGCAGCTCGAATCGTCGGACGCGAGCGCGTTCTTCGTCGGGGCGCTCAGTGAGGAGATCGCACTCGAGACGCCCGACGCGCTCAACCTCGCCCGGATCGGCTCGCACGAGCGCGACATTCTGAACGGGGCACTTTCGCTGACCTACACCGCGCCTGAGGTCGCCGTGACCTCGACCTCGACAGTCCAACGGATCGGGCTGCAGTTCGAGGACATCGACTCGGGCGGCATCTTCGACTCGTTCGCCGACGGCGAGCGTGGCGGGCGCAACGTCCAGACCGTGCTCTCGCAGGAACTCCGTGCCACGACAGCGGGCCGCGACGCGCCGGTCGAGGCGACGGTTGGCGTCTTCGGATTCCTCCAGACCGCGCAGGAGCCGACGACGAATCTGACGTTCCGCACGGGCGAGGACTCGTTCGCCATCTTCCGCAACGAGGCCAACAACGCAGGCTTCGCTGCCTTCGGGCAGGCGACGGTCGGCCTCGTAGACCGTCTCGACTTTACACTCGGGCTGCGCTACGACTATGAGCGGCGCGAGGCGACGTTCAATGGCTTCGGCGATTCCGTGCTTGACGGCGATGTCGAAACCGTCCTTCGGCCGGACACGACGGTAAGCGGGACATACTCGGCCTTGTCGCCGAAGGCCGCCCTGAGCTATGCCGTCTCATACGACGTGAGCGTCTACGCCTCGTACACGCGCGGCTTCCGCGCCGGTGGCGTCAACGCACAGCGCATCGCGCCCAGCGTCGACGCATCGGTGATCTTCGACCCCGAGTATTCGGACAACGTCGAGGTCGGAGCAAAGGGCCGGCTTGGGGACCGGCTCTCGGCGAGCGCGGCGGCGTTCTTCATTTCGTGGACCGACCTCCAGTTCTTCAACCTCGTCGGGCCGTTCACGTTTGCCCGCGAAAACGTCGGCGATGCCCGGTCGGTGGGTGTGGAGTTCGAAGTCTCGGCCCTCCCGGTGGACGGCCTGCGGCTCGACGCCGCGCTGAGCCTCCTCGACACCGAGTACGAGGACTTCGTGCTCGTCCGCACCGACCCCGAGACCTTCGAGGATGTCGAGACCGATGTCAGCGGCAACCGGCTGGCGAATGCTCCGGGGCGGACGCTCTACGGGGCGGCGCAGTACCGCCTGCCCGTCGCGCCGGGTGTCGCCGTTTTCGCACGTGCTGAGGTCCGCAACGTCGGCGGCTACTTCACCGACATCCAGAACGACCTCCGGCAGGACAGCTACACGATCCTCGATGGACGGCTCGGCGTCGAGGCCGGGCGGTTCGAGGCAGCGTTCTGGATCGAGAATCTAGGCGACGAGCGGGTGCTCGTCTACGGATCGCCCGACACCTCGTTCAACCGCCGGAGCCTCGCCGGGCCGCCACGCACGCTCGGCCTCACGCTGCGGGCACGCTACTAG